A segment of the Oncorhynchus tshawytscha isolate Ot180627B linkage group LG06, Otsh_v2.0, whole genome shotgun sequence genome:
ataagccgcctccaacgtcaagctttgtggttagagctttgggcctgtaatcgaaaggttgctgaatcaaatcccagagttgacaaggtaaaaatctgtcattctgcccctgaacaaggcagttaacacactgttccccagtaggtcgtcattgtaaataagaatttgttcttaaaactgacttgcctagataaataaaaaagttacatttaaaaaaatgatattttttaaatactctaatacacagaaaataagtatttcaaTAACAAATACacatatttgaacccaggtctggttgtTTGAGTGAGTCAGACAGTGCCTTGGTTTGCTGTTTAACATTTATGCTGAGGAGATTATGGTAGGTATTATGCCTAACTGAACTCACCCACTTCCCTCTCTGTCAGGATCTGGTCAATGGCCTTGATCTTCTTCTGGCCTACCGAGCTCGGCAGCTTCATCTGTAAGACACACAGAAAATAATATGTTGGGGTGTATGGGGATAAACATCTTCACCTCTGGCGGTTAATTCGTCTGAAATGCACTTCAGCGTGGCTGATCAAAATGCTTTTATCTGCACCAGTTTATTTGAGAGATTATCTGTGGAGCACTACACTCCACTCCTTTACCCACAATGCATATTACATAGAGAGCAGCATCTCTCCATTAGTCATGGAGATGAATAAGCCCCCTCTGCTACATCCTACAGATATTAGCGTGCCGCTAATGGCATAAATCATGGTTTTGCTGATGAGAGCAAGGGAAACGTCCCAAATGGACCCCTATtcactagggctgggaattgccacgGACTTcacaatacgatattatcacggtacttaggtgccgatacgatatgtattgtgaGTCGAgtttccaaacatattgctctctacatgtctgctgcagagagacaagagagagcatgagaaaatgtgtttatcagtcatggaaataaaagtgctgaaaacatgttggctcactatttaaaaagatgagaacaAACTATAGGATgaagttttggtgcaggtacagctgaCTCATGCTAGCTAACACTACCTATCAAAAAATCTAAAACGTATTTATATtatccaaaaataatattgcgatattactttttagtagtgcactacacagggaatagggtgccatttgggacattgaGCCAGGTCTAACATGCTCCATCCACTATGAGCATACATCACATGCTGCAGTATGATACCATACTAGACAAGtaaattatccttttaaaatagAGCATTAGTGGAGTTTCCAAAAAACTCAAATGGTGTTTCAAATGAATTCTTTACGGTGTTTCAAATGAGAGTTCTTTACGGTGTTTTAATGGGAGTTCTTTATGGTGTTTTAATGAGAGTTCTTTACAGTGTTTTAATGGGAGTTCTTTACGGTGTTTTAATGGGAGTTCTTTACGGTGTTTTAATGAGAGTTCTTTACGGTGTTTCAAATGAGAGTTCTTTACGGTGTTTTAATGAGAGTTCTTTACGGTGTTCCAAATGAGAGTTCTTTATGGTGTTTTAATGAGAGTTCTTTATGGTGTTTTAATGAGAGTTCTTTATGGTGTTTTAATGAGAGTTCTTTATGGTGTTTATGGAGTTTCAATAAATGCTTTATATTGGTCTTTGAGAGGGAAGCTAAGGTCCTATGGTGATATTTGGAGGGGGAACCATCTAAGCAAATCAATATACTATTCCTATACAGATCATGTGTGACTGATCATTTTAGTGCATGGCCATGCTTACCCTCTGGCTGCGCAGCGTGACTCCAGCTGATTTGAAGTCAGGGAATTTGATGCCTGCCGTCTCAGGAACAGTCTGTTGTGGACAGATAGGGAGACAGTAGAGAGGTGAGCACAGAGACAAGACAAACTAGCAGGGTGACATCAGGTTCCTTATTAAGCGATTGGGCAAATGGGAGTGTTTGTATACCGGTTTCTCCATCTCTCGTTTCAGCGGGAGCTTCTTCTTGGTAGCCTTGCGCTCGGCACGTCTCATCTCTGTGTTGGTGTCTGCTGCTGTGATGAGCTTCTGCAGGTCCTGGGCCTTCTTCTCACGATCCTTCTTCCTGCTCTCCATCTTCCTTAGCTCCTGCATCAGATACTCCTCTTCTGCCACCTTCAGGGCAAAACGGGGAAGTGCAACATGAGCGGAGGATTAAGACAACTATTATCTTGGACTACCATTTCAACCTTCAACACTAACAGTGGAATTGTCTTTGGGGAAGTGCTGCTAACCTGATCAGGCGTGCGGTTGAATAATCTCTCCAGCTGCTCTTTCCTGCGCCTCTCGTGACCCGCGTCAAATACGTACATCTTGGGCTCTGTCCCTGTTGCAGCGCGGACCTTGGTCAGCTTACCGCAAATGTTGTAGTAACGTTCCTTCAGGTCCTCCGTTGACCGTTTCTGAAagtaaaaatacagaaatgtTACCGGCAGGTACAATTTTCATGGAAAGACATATTTCACGATGCAACACATTCAAATATTtgccttaaaaaaaatatatatattctaaaTGTTTTGAAATACTTGAATCCTTTTCTGTATTGTGATTTGTGGATTCAAATTCTGTATttaaaatctgtgtgtgtgtaatgtcagTCATAGATAGCCTCCTCACTCTGTATTGCTGATGGTCGTAACGGTCGTGGACGACGATGAAGCGCAGGTCAAAGCGCTTGCACAGGTCAAACAGGTGGTCCGTCTCCGCCTTGGTCCAGCCGTCATCATGGAGATACATCTGGTACTCCTGCTCCGAGTACACTGGCACCTGCACTGCctagggaggaggagacggagagagatttttgcatttgctttggcaataaagcccctttgaattgaaagagagggagacgggtggtcacagggagggagagagatggagagagggaaggggtatggagtgagggaggtagagagatggagagagagatggagagagatggagagcaagggagatggaggatagagtgagggagatggagggggagagatgtgTGAGACCGACAGTGATGAAGTGAACAATAAAGAGATAAAAACAatgagagacagcggagagaaacCCCTCTCCTTACCTTGTTGAAGCGGGCGAAGGGGTAGTCCTTGCCTTCCTCTGCCATGCGTCTCCAGTGGTGGAAGACGGCTCCGTCTCGGCGGGCTGGGTTGGTGAAGGGCATCCATTTCCAGGGTCGCACCCGCTTACAGCCCAACTTGGCCTTCACTGTCCGGTAGCCCTGAGTAGTGTCACTGGGCAGCAGGGGGGGAGCATCTCTGCTGAGAGACAGGTGGTGGTCAGAATACTAATTTAGTGACACACCCTATTAAACGCAACAATACAGAAATTAAATCACAAGTAAATACCATTTTATGAGAGATCAGTGTTCAcgtaaatctaattttattggtcacatacacatatttagtagatgttattgcggatgtaacgaaatgcttgtattcctagctccaacagcgcagaaGTATCTAACAActcaaaagtaaaagaatggagtaTGTTCAGCCCAAGAGGCAAGGCAGCCAGACAGAGGGAATTTGGGTCAAACAGGGTTCCTACTTCTTGTCTGAGTAGAGCAAGGCGTACACCTCTCTGTGCATCCCCTCTGGTCTCTTGAAGGTCAACGTTTCAGTTGTTTTCTTGGCCTTTTTCTGTAATGGGGGGGAATTAAGGTTGAGTGCAGATCGTCAACTGTGCAATTTAGATGTAAACGATAGACTGTCAGTTGATAGGCTTGTGCTAATGAAACTCAACAATGGACAGTTGGGACACAGTAAGTTGTTCCACACAAGCCACTCTCACACACCATCAAAAGACAGGTCCTCGGCAGGTTGCGATCAGAGGACATCATTCTTACCTTCTCGGAGTTGATGAAATCCTTCTTACTGATCGGCCCATCATTGTCCCCTCCGGCCAACTCCAGAATATCTCTCACATCGGCACCAGCTGCCATGATGACGTGTGCTGTAAAGAATAGTTACTCTGTATTTGTATTCTGTCATTGTGTGTCAAATGTATATGTCCTCACCTGATAGCTCACCTAATTCTCAAGTTACTTACCAAACGTTATTGGCTAGACATGGCAAGCGGAGCTAGCAAGCAATGTAGTTAGCTAATCTCTTTGCAGAGGCTACTACTCGGTCTTTGCAGGAAACCAACGTTAGCAGTCTATAATTTATGGATTAATAATTAAGTTAACATATGTATTAAGTGTATTCAAAGAGGATACCTGAATTTTGTGTCGATAATTTAGCTAGTTAATTAATGCGTCGCTCACGTtgactagttaacgttagctttCAAGCAAATATGTTCAGCTAGCCGGCTTTGGCAAACGTTGCCGCGCTAAAGCCCATCCGGGACATAGCTAGTTATGAAATAGTTCATTTTCAACGTAACGTTTTACCGTGTACCTTTTTGGTGAATCCACGCGTCTGTTTTTGTCCTTTTAAAGCAAATATTCTGTGAAAGTATAacaattggctagctagctaacggctAACAACAAGCTATAATCAACAAGCCTGCGTTCAGCGGAAACCGGAAGTAATTCTTCTTCGCCAGTAAAGCCCCTTCTGTAATAAGTTTGTCGCCACTTACTGATGCGGAGGGGGTGAACTTGGAACTCAATTATTTACCcacataaaaatgtttttaaaaacgtatttatttatttcacctttgtttaaccaggtaagccagttgagaacaagttcttatttacaactgcgacctagccaagataaagcaaagcagtgcaacacaaacaacaacacagagttacacatggaataaacgaacgtacagtcaataacacaatataaaagtatatatacagtgtgtgcaaatgaagtaagattagggaggtagggtaataaataggccgtaatggcaaaa
Coding sequences within it:
- the LOC112246679 gene encoding DNA methyltransferase 1-associated protein 1-like isoform X2, translating into MAAGADVRDILELAGGDNDGPISKKDFINSEKKKAKKTTETLTFKRPEGMHREVYALLYSDKKDAPPLLPSDTTQGYRTVKAKLGCKRVRPWKWMPFTNPARRDGAVFHHWRRMAEEGKDYPFARFNKAVQVPVYSEQEYQMYLHDDGWTKAETDHLFDLCKRFDLRFIVVHDRYDHQQYRKRSTEDLKERYYNICGKLTKVRAATGTEPKMYVFDAGHERRRKEQLERLFNRTPDQVAEEEYLMQELRKMESRKKDREKKAQDLQKLITAADTNTEMRRAERKATKKKLPLKREMEKPTVPETAGIKFPDFKSAGVTLRSQRMKLPSSVGQKKIKAIDQILTEREVDLNPMPTEEIVQMFNELRSDLVLVYELKQAHGNCEYEQQMLRHRYEALLKAGGGGGVPVGPPGGGGLEAPGGPEVPAWPGPDDIKGEAKEQIIDVVGAPLTPNSRKRRESASSSSSIKKVKKP
- the LOC112246679 gene encoding DNA methyltransferase 1-associated protein 1-like isoform X1 encodes the protein MAAGADVRDILELAGGDNDGPISKKDFINSEKKKAKKTTETLTFKRPEGMHREVYALLYSDKNRDAPPLLPSDTTQGYRTVKAKLGCKRVRPWKWMPFTNPARRDGAVFHHWRRMAEEGKDYPFARFNKAVQVPVYSEQEYQMYLHDDGWTKAETDHLFDLCKRFDLRFIVVHDRYDHQQYRKRSTEDLKERYYNICGKLTKVRAATGTEPKMYVFDAGHERRRKEQLERLFNRTPDQVAEEEYLMQELRKMESRKKDREKKAQDLQKLITAADTNTEMRRAERKATKKKLPLKREMEKPTVPETAGIKFPDFKSAGVTLRSQRMKLPSSVGQKKIKAIDQILTEREVDLNPMPTEEIVQMFNELRSDLVLVYELKQAHGNCEYEQQMLRHRYEALLKAGGGGGVPVGPPGGGGLEAPGGPEVPAWPGPDDIKGEAKEQIIDVVGAPLTPNSRKRRESASSSSSIKKVKKP